Proteins from a genomic interval of Psychrobacter fulvigenes:
- a CDS encoding YidB family protein: protein MSLLGNLITQVARSAMDPEDSKRNPVNQNINPRRTGGLGDILGGVLGGSANSPNNNQADNGFGLDDVLGGLIGGNGNQRANTNSGAGGLGDILGSVLGGQTNRSGFGGGKGMLVAALLPMVMSWIQRNGGLGGALSKITSMGFDNQARSWMSTNEVNDNLDPNDITRLFDTTEIQQVAAHTGANEAEVRQGLAELLPEVVNQLTPHGNLDNESEANQEIDQIVNQISSRLRLGTLK, encoded by the coding sequence ATGAGCTTATTAGGAAATTTAATTACACAAGTCGCCCGTAGCGCTATGGATCCAGAAGACTCAAAGCGTAACCCAGTGAACCAAAATATTAATCCGCGTCGCACCGGTGGTCTTGGTGATATTTTAGGCGGGGTACTAGGTGGCAGCGCTAATAGCCCTAATAACAATCAAGCAGATAACGGCTTTGGTTTAGACGATGTTTTAGGTGGCCTGATCGGTGGTAACGGCAATCAGCGTGCTAACACCAACTCTGGCGCAGGTGGTTTGGGTGACATACTGGGTAGTGTGCTAGGCGGTCAAACCAATAGGAGTGGCTTTGGCGGCGGTAAAGGCATGCTAGTTGCGGCACTGCTACCTATGGTGATGAGCTGGATTCAGCGAAATGGTGGCTTGGGTGGCGCACTATCAAAGATCACCAGCATGGGTTTTGATAACCAAGCACGCTCTTGGATGAGTACTAATGAGGTTAATGATAATTTGGACCCTAATGATATTACTCGTTTATTTGATACCACTGAAATTCAACAAGTCGCTGCGCATACGGGCGCCAATGAAGCAGAAGTTCGTCAAGGTCTCGCTGAATTATTACCTGAAGTCGTCAATCAGTTGACGCCCCATGGCAATTTAGACAACGAATCAGAAGCTAACCAAGAGATTGATCAGATTGTTAATCAAATCTCAAGCCGCTTACGCTTAGGTACGCTAAAATAA
- a CDS encoding regulatory protein RecX, which yields MKIKTLAEILAESETDSASTPRVKSKNLTTPSKRSSPSTPSYKTKQSIKTRKRSIHSDKEQSVYDDSIVDVAPSDSPSLTHQEPSKSKKHKKRKKRFHPAANFVPEPSDVPVYQPPEAQSIKEMLAEVKRDVHDATTNSDDQQKELAKNTQTDLDNLPSALKAYLRTPEQKQAEIDAIKAESRLRWLAFYYLSRREYGKAELKQKLLDKEQDPEKIEALLDEFEEKGYQSDYRTTLMLIRENIRKGRGRARIKQEFYRKKVEMPDNIDELIDMANTESEEFSEFVDDSEDSLIEGVDWLKLAVTARTKKYGDDIPTEPKDKARQLRFLQYRGFKGDICFQALNHTLETLDERF from the coding sequence ATGAAAATTAAAACCTTAGCTGAAATACTCGCTGAATCGGAAACCGATTCAGCGAGTACTCCTCGTGTTAAATCAAAAAATCTTACTACACCTTCTAAGCGTTCTAGCCCATCTACACCATCATATAAAACCAAACAATCCATTAAAACGCGCAAACGCTCGATCCATTCAGACAAAGAGCAATCGGTGTACGATGACTCTATTGTTGATGTAGCACCAAGCGACTCACCTTCCCTTACCCATCAAGAACCCTCTAAGTCCAAAAAGCATAAGAAGCGCAAAAAACGTTTTCACCCAGCGGCTAACTTTGTCCCTGAACCTAGTGATGTTCCTGTTTATCAGCCACCTGAAGCGCAAAGTATCAAGGAGATGCTGGCTGAGGTTAAGCGTGACGTTCATGATGCGACTACCAATAGCGATGACCAACAAAAAGAGCTCGCCAAAAACACTCAAACAGATCTCGATAACCTACCCTCTGCGCTCAAAGCCTATCTACGCACTCCAGAACAAAAACAAGCTGAGATTGATGCTATCAAAGCGGAAAGTCGCTTGCGTTGGTTGGCTTTTTATTATTTATCACGGCGTGAGTACGGCAAAGCTGAGCTTAAACAAAAACTGCTCGATAAAGAGCAAGATCCAGAAAAAATAGAGGCACTACTCGATGAGTTCGAGGAAAAAGGCTATCAAAGTGATTACCGTACGACACTGATGCTGATTCGTGAGAATATTCGTAAAGGTCGTGGACGCGCTCGTATCAAGCAAGAGTTTTATCGCAAGAAGGTAGAAATGCCAGATAATATCGATGAGCTCATTGATATGGCAAATACAGAATCTGAAGAGTTTAGCGAGTTTGTTGACGATAGCGAAGATAGCCTAATCGAAGGCGTTGACTGGCTCAAGCTTGCCGTCACAGCACGCACCAAAAAATACGGTGACGACATTCCTACGGAGCCAAAAGACAAGGCTCGCCAGCTGCGGTTTTTACAGTATCGGGGTTTTAAGGGTGACATTTGTTTTCAGGCTCTTAACCATACCTTAGAAACCTTGGACGAACGCTTCTAG
- a CDS encoding FAD assembly factor SdhE, whose product MQPEPTNEQRRIIYQARRGLKELDFYIDPYVKELYLTADPAEQAAFAQMLTHEDPDLLDYFTNQSRPDDEAIWTLVNKIKTWCHAKD is encoded by the coding sequence ATGCAACCAGAACCAACCAATGAGCAGCGCCGTATTATTTATCAAGCTCGCCGCGGTTTAAAAGAGTTAGACTTTTATATTGATCCTTATGTCAAAGAGTTGTATCTGACCGCTGATCCTGCGGAGCAAGCTGCTTTTGCCCAGATGCTTACTCATGAAGATCCTGATTTATTGGATTACTTTACCAATCAAAGCCGTCCAGATGATGAGGCTATATGGACCTTGGTCAATAAAATTAAAACGTGGTGTCATGCAAAAGACTAG
- the ftsH gene encoding ATP-dependent zinc metalloprotease FtsH → MSDMVKNTLLWLVVIGILVLVFSGFDQSTEPDSLNYSEFVTAVSENQVASVEIDGEQITGEKKNGSTFETIRPAVADDQLMPMLRENQVEVQGTAPKRQSVLMQLLIASFPILLIIGLFLFFMRNMQGGAGGKGGGPMSFGKSKAKMLTEDQINVNFEDVAGCEEAKEEVVEVVEFLRDPDKFTKLGAIIPRGILMVGPPGTGKTLLARAIAGEAKVPFFSISGSDFVEMFVGVGASRVRDMFEQAKKSAPCIIFIDEIDAVGRHRGSGMGGGNDEREQTLNQLLVEMDGFEGNEGVIVIAATNRADVLDKALLRPGRFDRQVQVGLPDIKGREQILKVHLRKLPNTIGVDANSLARGTPGFSGAQLANLVNEAALFAARRNKTSVDMNDFEDAKDKLYMGPERKSMVIREEERRATAYHEAGHALVAELLPGTDPVHKVTIMPRGFALGVTWQLPEHDQTSMYKSKMLNDIAILFGGRIAEEVFINQMSTGASNDFERATKMARAMVTKYGMSDALGIMVYEDEDSSQGYFGSSSRTISEATQQKVDEEVRRMLEEQYDIARELIEGNQEKMHAMVDALMKWETIDRDQLQDILAGEEPRPPRVYQHNEVNLSKNDIKTTGPTPPPLPAM, encoded by the coding sequence GTGAGCGACATGGTAAAAAATACCTTATTGTGGCTGGTGGTAATCGGCATATTAGTGCTGGTGTTTAGCGGCTTTGACCAATCGACAGAGCCGGATAGCCTTAACTACTCTGAGTTTGTGACCGCAGTGTCTGAGAACCAAGTAGCCAGTGTTGAGATCGACGGTGAACAAATCACCGGCGAAAAGAAAAATGGTTCAACCTTTGAAACCATTAGGCCAGCTGTAGCTGATGACCAGCTAATGCCAATGCTGCGTGAGAACCAAGTCGAAGTTCAAGGAACGGCACCGAAACGCCAAAGCGTATTGATGCAACTGCTGATAGCCAGCTTCCCAATTTTATTAATTATTGGTCTGTTTCTATTCTTCATGCGTAATATGCAAGGCGGTGCTGGCGGTAAAGGCGGCGGTCCGATGAGCTTTGGTAAGTCAAAAGCCAAAATGCTGACTGAAGATCAAATTAACGTCAACTTTGAAGACGTGGCTGGTTGTGAAGAAGCCAAAGAAGAAGTCGTTGAAGTTGTCGAGTTCTTACGTGATCCAGACAAGTTTACCAAGCTTGGCGCGATCATCCCACGTGGTATTTTGATGGTAGGTCCTCCAGGTACAGGTAAGACACTATTAGCCAGAGCCATTGCTGGTGAAGCCAAAGTCCCTTTCTTTTCAATCTCAGGGTCTGATTTTGTAGAGATGTTCGTTGGTGTTGGTGCCTCTCGCGTACGTGACATGTTTGAACAAGCAAAGAAAAGCGCCCCTTGTATCATCTTTATTGATGAGATTGATGCAGTCGGTCGTCATCGTGGCTCAGGTATGGGCGGCGGTAATGATGAGCGTGAGCAGACGCTTAACCAGTTGCTGGTTGAGATGGACGGTTTTGAAGGTAATGAAGGCGTTATCGTCATTGCTGCAACCAACCGTGCGGATGTTCTTGATAAAGCATTATTACGTCCAGGTCGTTTTGACCGTCAAGTACAAGTTGGCTTGCCAGATATCAAAGGCCGTGAACAAATTTTAAAGGTGCATTTGCGTAAGCTACCAAATACTATTGGTGTGGATGCCAACTCACTTGCTCGTGGTACACCTGGGTTTAGTGGTGCACAGCTTGCCAACCTTGTAAACGAAGCAGCATTATTTGCGGCACGTCGTAACAAGACCAGTGTCGATATGAATGATTTTGAAGATGCTAAAGATAAGCTGTATATGGGTCCTGAACGTAAGTCTATGGTCATACGTGAAGAAGAGCGCCGTGCAACTGCTTATCATGAAGCAGGCCATGCCTTGGTCGCTGAGTTGCTACCTGGTACGGATCCGGTGCATAAAGTAACGATTATGCCGCGTGGCTTTGCCCTTGGTGTTACTTGGCAGCTGCCTGAGCATGATCAGACCAGCATGTATAAGTCAAAAATGCTCAATGATATTGCTATTTTATTTGGTGGTCGTATCGCCGAAGAAGTATTTATCAATCAGATGTCGACAGGTGCTTCAAACGACTTTGAACGTGCAACCAAAATGGCACGGGCGATGGTCACTAAGTACGGTATGTCTGATGCACTTGGTATTATGGTGTATGAAGATGAAGACAGCTCACAAGGTTACTTTGGCTCTAGCAGCCGTACGATATCAGAAGCCACGCAGCAGAAGGTTGATGAAGAAGTGCGCCGTATGCTAGAAGAGCAGTATGATATTGCTCGTGAGCTTATCGAAGGTAATCAAGAAAAGATGCACGCAATGGTTGATGCGTTAATGAAGTGGGAAACGATTGACCGCGATCAGTTGCAAGATATCTTGGCAGGTGAAGAGCCACGTCCACCAAGAGTGTATCAGCACAATGAGGTGAATCTGTCCAAAAACGATATCAAAACCACTGGACCAACACCGCCACCATTACCAGCGATGTAA
- the recA gene encoding recombinase RecA: MDENKAKALKAALGQIEKQFGKNTIMHLGDDSAIMDVDVVSTGSLGLDIALGIGGLPKGRIVEIYGPESSGKTTMTLQAIAECQKQGGTCAFIDAEHALDPVYARKLGVNTDDLLLSQPDNGEQALEITDMLVRSGAIDMIVIDSVAALTPRAEIEGEMGDSHMGLQARLMSQALRKITGNAKRSNCMVVFINQIRMKIGVMFGSPETTTGGNALKFYASVRMDIRRIGAVKNGDEIIGNQTRVKVIKNKMAPPFRQAEFEITYGEGTNHLAEVIDLGVEIGAVGKAGSWYSYGDEKIGQGKANSVLFLKENPAIAKEIEDKIRDEKLGSKKSAKATDTEEADAALASEPVQ, translated from the coding sequence ATGGATGAGAACAAAGCCAAAGCTCTTAAAGCAGCGTTAGGTCAAATCGAAAAGCAGTTTGGTAAAAATACCATCATGCATCTAGGCGATGATTCAGCTATCATGGATGTGGATGTCGTATCAACAGGCTCATTGGGTCTAGACATTGCACTCGGCATAGGCGGCCTACCAAAAGGGCGTATCGTTGAAATCTATGGCCCTGAAAGCTCAGGTAAAACCACCATGACCTTGCAAGCTATCGCAGAGTGTCAAAAACAAGGAGGCACTTGTGCCTTTATCGACGCTGAGCATGCGCTTGACCCTGTCTATGCCCGCAAGCTTGGGGTAAACACTGATGATCTATTGCTTTCTCAGCCTGATAATGGTGAGCAAGCACTTGAAATCACTGATATGCTGGTACGCTCGGGTGCGATCGACATGATCGTTATTGACTCGGTTGCTGCGTTGACGCCACGTGCAGAGATTGAGGGCGAGATGGGCGACTCCCATATGGGCTTGCAAGCACGCCTGATGAGCCAAGCACTACGCAAAATTACTGGTAACGCCAAACGCTCTAACTGTATGGTGGTGTTTATTAACCAGATTCGTATGAAAATCGGTGTGATGTTCGGCAGCCCTGAAACCACGACTGGTGGTAATGCGCTCAAATTCTATGCCTCAGTTCGTATGGATATTCGCCGTATCGGTGCCGTCAAAAATGGCGATGAAATCATCGGTAACCAAACCCGTGTCAAAGTGATCAAAAACAAAATGGCTCCTCCCTTCCGTCAAGCGGAGTTTGAGATTACTTATGGTGAAGGTACCAACCATCTGGCAGAAGTGATCGACTTAGGCGTTGAGATTGGTGCAGTCGGCAAAGCAGGCTCTTGGTATAGCTATGGCGATGAAAAAATTGGTCAAGGTAAAGCCAACTCTGTGCTGTTTTTAAAAGAAAACCCTGCTATCGCGAAAGAAATTGAAGATAAGATTCGTGATGAAAAGCTTGGGTCAAAAAAGAGTGCCAAAGCAACAGATACTGAGGAAGCTGACGCAGCGCTGGCTTCTGAACCTGTACAATAA
- a CDS encoding IS4 family transposase: MGYFTMRLQDAINETHKRIPDTLEQFSELIDPEWIQQALEYTGKASIRRRKLPAEHVVWIVIGTALYRNRSIWYITEQMRLNIDSQACVPSAVVQARQRLGHEPLKQLFHQLSAHYQTESRAQQQDFMGLSVQAVDGVVYSLPYTDENLQYFSSSKGRTKEAPYPQMRSVCLINTDTHEIIDTTLGDMGQGEITLARQLNIQDNSITLFDRAYFSADLLISWQQTHPNSHWLMRAKDNLRYTVIETFSEGDYLIQMPVSPQAQKKNPNLPDTWQARLIECRYEGKTRRYITSLIDDKRFTKDKVAQLYLQRWEIEMAFREIKSDLQEGLVLRSKLPQLVLQEFWGLMIAYNLIRRLMRYMAVRAKVSPLRISFHMVSITIVDLLRFAPLQAAGLFPKLLDAVLEEGKLFVIPERRKRSCPRVVKGKPQKYPKKNTSQP, from the coding sequence ATGGGCTATTTTACTATGAGACTACAAGACGCTATTAATGAGACGCATAAAAGGATTCCAGACACCCTAGAACAATTTAGTGAATTAATAGACCCTGAGTGGATACAGCAAGCTTTAGAGTATACCGGCAAGGCGAGCATTAGAAGGCGTAAGCTACCTGCCGAACACGTTGTTTGGATAGTCATCGGCACAGCTTTATATCGAAACCGTTCAATTTGGTATATCACAGAGCAGATGCGGCTTAATATAGACTCACAGGCCTGCGTACCCAGTGCAGTCGTACAAGCAAGACAACGCCTCGGGCATGAGCCTCTAAAGCAGCTATTTCATCAACTAAGTGCTCACTACCAAACAGAATCACGAGCCCAGCAGCAAGACTTTATGGGACTTAGCGTCCAAGCTGTAGACGGTGTCGTATACTCACTACCCTATACTGATGAGAACCTTCAGTACTTTAGTTCAAGCAAAGGCAGAACCAAAGAGGCGCCCTATCCCCAAATGCGTTCGGTATGCCTGATCAATACTGACACGCATGAGATCATTGACACAACCCTTGGAGATATGGGTCAAGGAGAGATCACATTAGCCCGTCAGCTAAATATTCAAGACAACAGCATTACGCTCTTTGATAGAGCCTATTTCTCAGCAGACCTACTTATCAGTTGGCAACAAACCCATCCAAACAGTCATTGGCTTATGCGGGCTAAAGATAATCTGCGTTACACTGTGATTGAAACCTTTAGTGAAGGGGACTACTTGATACAAATGCCGGTTTCTCCCCAAGCTCAAAAGAAAAATCCAAACCTACCCGATACTTGGCAAGCTCGATTAATTGAGTGTCGTTATGAGGGTAAGACAAGACGATACATCACCTCTTTAATAGATGATAAACGCTTTACTAAGGATAAAGTGGCACAGCTGTATTTGCAGCGCTGGGAGATTGAGATGGCTTTTAGGGAAATTAAGTCTGATCTACAGGAGGGGCTGGTATTAAGAAGTAAGCTGCCACAGCTTGTGTTACAAGAGTTCTGGGGGCTTATGATTGCTTATAATCTGATAAGACGTTTGATGCGATATATGGCTGTTAGAGCTAAGGTTAGCCCTCTACGAATTAGCTTTCATATGGTGTCTATTACGATTGTTGATCTTTTACGGTTTGCGCCTTTACAGGCTGCAGGACTCTTCCCTAAGTTGTTAGATGCAGTTTTAGAGGAAGGAAAATTGTTTGTCATTCCTGAACGCAGAAAGCGATCTTGCCCGAGGGTGGTTAAGGGTAAACCACAAAAATATCCCAAAAAAAATACCAGTCAGCCTTAA
- the folP gene encoding dihydropteroate synthase translates to MSLFEPLPIYSVSSRDKVLDLSQPHIMGILNVTPDSFSDGGQFNAVDKALQHCQQMMSEGATIIDIGGESTRPNADPVATSAEIQRVVPVVQAIRQYFGHDIWLSIDTSNPAVMQAAFAAGADIWNDVRALKREGAAQLAAALDIPVMLMHMRGEPTTMNDLAQYDDVVEEVSTELAARIDEVLTLGVKREKIIIDPGFGFAKNYEHHCALLSQLKKLQALGLPMMFGISRKRFLAEVLSRSGVEAVANTQALERDAAGMVAGLFALQQGASIIRTHNVAMMQQAVALWTQLSAYNKHQS, encoded by the coding sequence ATGTCATTATTTGAGCCCCTACCTATTTATAGCGTTTCGAGCCGCGACAAGGTGCTTGATCTATCGCAGCCACATATTATGGGTATTCTCAACGTAACGCCAGATTCGTTTTCGGATGGTGGGCAGTTCAATGCGGTCGATAAAGCCCTTCAACATTGTCAGCAAATGATGAGTGAAGGCGCAACGATTATTGATATTGGCGGTGAATCTACGCGTCCAAATGCTGACCCTGTTGCCACTTCTGCAGAGATTCAGCGTGTTGTACCAGTTGTGCAAGCCATCAGACAGTATTTTGGTCATGATATTTGGCTGTCTATTGATACCAGTAATCCAGCGGTGATGCAGGCAGCTTTTGCTGCAGGTGCTGATATCTGGAACGATGTACGAGCGCTTAAGCGCGAAGGTGCCGCCCAGTTAGCGGCAGCGCTTGATATACCAGTTATGCTGATGCATATGCGTGGTGAGCCAACGACCATGAATGATTTGGCACAGTATGATGATGTGGTTGAAGAGGTCAGTACTGAGCTTGCTGCGCGTATTGATGAGGTGTTAACTCTCGGTGTCAAACGTGAAAAAATAATTATTGACCCTGGATTTGGCTTTGCTAAAAACTACGAGCATCATTGTGCTTTATTAAGTCAGCTTAAAAAGTTACAAGCACTCGGATTGCCGATGATGTTTGGGATTTCGCGCAAGCGTTTTTTAGCGGAAGTATTGAGCAGAAGCGGAGTTGAAGCAGTTGCTAATACTCAAGCGTTAGAACGTGATGCCGCAGGAATGGTAGCGGGACTTTTTGCTCTACAACAGGGTGCGAGTATCATTCGCACGCATAATGTAGCGATGATGCAGCAAGCCGTGGCACTATGGACTCAGCTGTCTGCTTATAATAAACATCAATCCTGA